The genomic DNA CATGGAGAAGAGGCAACCAGCCCCCTACTCTGCATCCTTGACATGGGCTACCCTTTACATACAGAGAGGATGCGAAACTTGATCCTCTTTGTATTGCTTCACATTTTGGTGTAAACCATATGTTGTTGAAAGCTCAATGGCATACAAAACCTCTAATTTTCTTCATGTGATGACGCGGTTTAAGTGGTAAGTTCGTATGCTTGTTCTGTAGCCGTCTGTGTTTCAAACTCCATCCCGGGAAATTGTCCGATATCATGTCCTTTAAGATTTTGAAACTCATTGCGTAAACCAACAGCAAACTCTTCAGGACGGTCTCCGCTGCTTTGGAAATAGTCTGCAATCTGCATTCGGAAAACCAATTCGATTCATGGAACTCTTCCTTGCAACTTTCCTTGTATTACTTGATCTTTTGgtgaagaaaaacaagaaattcaAAGAGAGACTTACATGATTGGCAAGAGCAATTCCACTTAAGGCGGCTGACTCGACATTTGAACCCAGTAACCAATCACCACATATACCAGCCCTTCCAAGAGGATCAAAGATGCAGGGGACGCCGGGTGTATTAGTTGGAAGTGCCGCACCCCTGCATATCCCACATTACGTAAAAATAAACCTCTGAATTACAAGAGCATTTCATTCAAGTAAGCTTCATAATCACTCAGTGCAGCTTCTCACCATAACTGGATTCGAGTGTAAAAGGGGCTCTGAAGTGATCCTTTAGGTAATCCGAGAGCATCTTCAACACCCGAGAGCATGCCCGCCTTCACCTTCTCTGCCGTGGCAGTTGGTATATTCTCCTGCACATTGACAGTTAGCGCAACGTCATATCTACTAGTCTTCTAACAAAGTATTATGCATGACAATTCGGTGTCTAAATTGGAAATCCTCATAACTCTCGTTCGTTTCATTTCAAGTAATGATCAAGGGCCTTTCATCTGTGCTTTTGTAAACAGCTTGCTCTTGTGTGAATATATGGCTGTGTTTGCGTTGAAATATACCTGTGGAACCTTGTTCCGCTTCCCATAAGCTGCAGTACTAAGAAAGGTCCAACAGTGAGGACCTTTACTTTGGGAACCCTGGAGTTTTGTGGTATTATTTGCCATCCAAGAGACGGAATCAACCCCTTTTACAAAAGCTCCTTcgaaaggaatttgaagtggATCCTCAAATGCTGCAAGGAGGGCCCATATCGAGCTCAATTCCAGCCTCTACCAGCATCAAACAGAAAGGCATTAGAAGAACAGTAGAATACAGTTCAAGACAATTCAATCATGACCGAAAGGGTAATTGACGTAGATATGTGACATCAAATCAATTGAACCCATGGATTTTAGATGTACCTTCATTTGTCCATAAACTAGTGGTAAGCCCGATGATGCAAGTAAGCGGTTTGCACATTTACCTAttggaaaattaaataaaagagaaGAGTGACCACACACATTCAAGAACATATACAAGGGCATTGTGAATATCAGATGCGTACACGAACATGTAGAAAAGCCCCTATACAATGAATTATGCAACACgctttcaaaaacaaaaagaaaaaaggcaaaCAGCATTTAAGGTTTCTGTATGATGTGAAGATGCCACAGCAACAGAAAATTACACTTGAAAAGCAATAACGAGGCACTATGTTACCATTATGCGCGATAACAATCGCATCAAACTTCCCATGCGGTTTTCCATTCTCACTCAAATGCCACATCCCATTGAAGGGCTCGAGTTTACTTATCCAGCAAGGTCTCTCCACATTAATCATACGAGCCTGCACCACGTATCAACATTCTAATTAGCCATGACATGGTATGTTAAAAACGTCAATCAGCATATCTTAACAAGGACAACCATGCCATTGAAGCTACTAAATGTTACCGTATCTTAACAAGTCTAACCATGCTATCGAACCAACTAAATCTtacatttataatttataaatatgaGTCTAGAAGCAAGGTTACTTTACCTGAGAAAGTAATGAGTCAGCAACGGGGCGCATTCCATTAGCACCTACATAccttggagaagaagaaggcagCTGAGCAAAATTACCACCCACTTCAAGCTCTCCTATCGTACCCTGCCATTCTCGAACCAGACCTTGCTCCAACCACCCTTGAACCAACCCAACAAACTGAGGATCACTGGCTGTAAAGAACTGAGCTGCATGATCAAATATCAGAGGCTGAGGATCCACTACTCTGGTTC from Pyrus communis chromosome 17, drPyrComm1.1, whole genome shotgun sequence includes the following:
- the LOC137723442 gene encoding uncharacterized protein translates to MLCSFHSPLRLHPLKTHKPLTIICSSQPKPPPPPKKRAAADGRRPSPRFGKKHGASRRSVLKKTFKQEQVSFTTPISDDPIVGIIGGGMAGLACALFLEKRGVRSTVFDTGIHGLGGRLGTRVVDPQPLIFDHAAQFFTASDPQFVGLVQGWLEQGLVREWQGTIGELEVGGNFAQLPSSSPRYVGANGMRPVADSLLSQARMINVERPCWISKLEPFNGMWHLSENGKPHGKFDAIVIAHNGKCANRLLASSGLPLVYGQMKRLELSSIWALLAAFEDPLQIPFEGAFVKGVDSVSWMANNTTKLQGSQSKGPHCWTFLSTAAYGKRNKVPQENIPTATAEKVKAGMLSGVEDALGLPKGSLQSPFYTRIQLWGAALPTNTPGVPCIFDPLGRAGICGDWLLGSNVESAALSGIALANHIADYFQSSGDRPEEFAVGLRNEFQNLKGHDIGQFPGMEFETQTATEQAYELTT